A window of Gossypium raimondii isolate GPD5lz chromosome 7, ASM2569854v1, whole genome shotgun sequence genomic DNA:
AGTTCATTCCTTTTGAAAGGAGAAATGTAATAAATTGATTGTTGATAATAATGTGCTAAGCAAATGATGCATAAGAATATAGCTAGACACACAGGATATAGAGGGTACAGAGATTTCAAGATTAAAACATagtctaaattttatatgtatagatgAAGATAACAATTAAAAATGCGATAAAACTGATACTCAGCAAGTCAGATTTTACTCTTCTAATCAAAGAGTAAGCTagatattcaaaataaacattacaAATAGCTACCCCTCCTAAACTTCTCCTTGTTTCCCTTAATTGAGAGAGACTTCAACAGAGGAAAAGATTAATAGGCTGAAACCTGAATGATCTCCGTTAATATAAACAACTTCTTAAATAAACCCCAGAGTTGACTTCATAATGTTTACCAATTTATACCGCCACGTTATTATGGGTTATATGACTACCTTTAGGTCACTACAACATTTCAACATTAACTTAGGGAAACCGGAAATGCAGAACAAATATCGCCAACATGAAAATGTTCAAACAAAAACAACACCAGTTTCTCCACTGTTTAACTTACTCAGTGTAACACGCTTTGCATGAATTGCACACAGCATTGCATCTCCAAACAATTGAATCAAATAGTCCTCTGCTGCCTACATATGCACCTGAAGTTATATGCTCTTCAAAATATAAAGTAGAAAATTTATTGGTATTACAAATTGCCTTGCTGTTACTTATTTTCAAATGATCTATGACAAACTGAACAGACTACAGCTCATCATAATCATACAGTTCAACTCAGCAAATGGAAATTAGCAATTTAGCATAATCATACCACTCAGACGCAAGTTCATTTTTTGGACAACCTATGCATACATGataataagggtaaaataatTTGCATGTGAATATTAGCAATCTAACCTATGCATTCATGATAATATGGAGGTCAGGAAGCATGATTTATAACAGACCAAACACATCCACAACCATATGCCAAAAATCAGAATGTATGTGTTTTACTGTGTTTGTCTGTATTTGATTTTGAAGTCttacaattttttctttagtttagaAGATTGGATAAGTTACCAAACCTCTTGAATTGCAACTAAAGCTTCAGCTTGCCAACGACTTATGTCTGGAGCAAATCGGTAGCTAATAGCTCTTACCTACAAAATTTCACATAGAACATCAATACCTTCTGATTAAGCCTCATAAATCATAACAATGCTTAGCTGAAAGGTGCTGCATAATTCGCGCAGAGATGATTCGGATAAGTCACTGCAGAGATGTCAATATCAgctaattgtaaaattttatagtcaaatatagaaatttaataagATGCCTCCTTTAATCAAATTCAACCATAACTCATGCACTCATAGCCAATAGAGCTTACTTTAATCTCAATTTACCATAATAATATTACAGTTTCATATACTGCAGCAACTGTTATGTGCATAAACTAAATAAGcaccaaaaacataaagaagatGAGGAAGAGAGCTCACTTCTCTGATGAAGCTGGCAGCAGGAACGAGTAGATTTGAGGTCTTCTGGTATTTCCGAATCTCTTGAAGAGCCCTAGTTCCTGCTCGAAAACGATGAGGCCGCTTCAAGTTTCCTGGAGCTTAAACAATAAATAAGCAGAACATTTAATCTTCTTCTTTGTATGGAAAGAACATTTAATCTTTGATATAGCATGTACTTTGTTACTTTTAGTGCGGGAAAAAGGGGGGGAGTTATCAGATCCGAGAAAAACTCACTTGGCGTGCCCGGTCCTCCAGTTTTTTTTGCAGTTACCTTCAGGAACAAAAGATTGCGTATCTGACTCAGATTTGTTTTGCACTTGtaataaagaaggaaaataagggAAAATGTAAGGGGCGGGAGTgaaaagacaaataaaaatgCTATATTATGTGCTAACGGAGGTTAGAAGATAacatttttgtttgattttggtttCATTCTTTTCATATTTGTGCAGGTTGTTTCTTCTAGCATGTCTTCCTACTTTTCTTTGGATAGGTACAAAATTCGATTaccaaaagaattaaaagaaaaaaaaaagagaaatagtAAATTTGGATTTGCTATAAACATAATAGCTGTTAGCAGTAATTGCTCGGATCTAtgttgaatgtttcaaaatttgttcTTGTCTAGTTTCCTCACTCTACTTAGCCAGCCACCACATGGACAAGAAGAATAAAATCCAGCTTGGGAGAGCTAAGAAGAATAAAATTTCCGTCTTCTTCAATTTTCCCCCAAGACAACGTAAAAATCAACAAGATGACCTAATTTTCTGGATTCTCTATCAACATTTTCTCATTAACGAGACAAATCCAaatgaagtttaaaaaaatcagaGAAAGGAAAAGTTACCGATCTGGTATGTGGTGATGCCGTCGCCGGTGAAGCCGCAGCGGCAGCTACATTTTGCAGATTAAGAGAGAGAAAACAGTAGCAGTTAGCAAAATTCAAAGCAAATTTATCTGTTGTAGAGAAAGatagaaagagagaaaataccAGATGGCTTCCGTCTTGGTTTCTTAGCAGCGGTGTGCTTGGTTCTCGACATGGAAAGGACTGGCGAACTGGGATTCAGGGCACGATTGACCTTCGTTTCAACGCTGTCTTGTTATTTAGCCGAGGGAAAGGGGCTTCTTCAAAAATCTAACACAGCCAATAGCTCTAAAACTCTAGATCCGACCATTGTATTTAGACTATTTCAAGTTATGTTTCCCGCTTCATTTCACTTGAGATTTCAGCCGCGCCGCTACAAACCTGCAACGGATACGCTTGCCCGAAACGAAGACGTTTCGCCCTTTTTTTCTCCCTTTAGAGCCCCTACCAGGCACGAGTTCAAGCAATATAGTTTAGCTGACGGGAAAACCAAAACGACTTGCCGTTTTGAACAGATTTTGTTTTATCCTGACAATTTTGCCCTTCATACTCAACAATTTTACATTGAAGTCCTTTAATAGATAGTAGATAACAAAAATCCCATCAGAAAAATCTGTTAAAACTGGGTTTTGCTCATAAACCCTAAGAATCCAAATTTTCAATCCCGAACGATCTTCACCCTCTGTCCCAAACAGGTTATTCTTCCCTCTAatcttttatgttcttcttcttttttacaattaaaaatgGAACCTCTGCTTCTGCTTGCTTCAAACAAAGCTTCAATATCAACCTCCTTCCCCCTGTTTCTCTCCTACAAATCCTCATTTCAGGAAAAACCAAAACATTCCACGAAATCTCATTTTCATCCCTCAAAGGGAGTTCCAGAGAAAACGCCATTTTTGGGTCGAAGCTTGGTTTTTCAAGATAAGGTTTTTACTTCTTTGGGTAATCTGAGAAAAACCCATTTCCCTTTTGAGCCAATAAGAGCTGCAGTTAAGAGAAGAAAAGAGCTTCCTTTTGATAATGTGATTCAAAGGGACAAGAAGCTTAAATTGGTCTTAAAGATAAGGAAGATTCTAGTGAGTCAACCTGATAGAATCATGTCACTTAGGTCGTTAGGGAGATATAGAAGAGACTTAGGTCTTGAAAAAAGGCGTAGATTTATTGCTTTATTGAGGAAGTTTCCTGGAGTGTTTGAAATTATGGAGGAGGGAGCTTTTTCATTGAGGTTTAGATTGACACCTGAAGCTGAAAGGCTGTACTTGGATGAGTTGAGAGTTAGGAATGAAATGGAAGGTTTGCTGGTTGTTAAGTTGAGGAAGTTGCTGATGATGTCAATGGAGAAGCGGATTCTGTTGGAGAAGATTGCACATTTGAGGACTGATCTTGGGCTTCCTTTAGAGTTTCGTGATACAATTTGTCAGCGATACCCTCAGTATTTTCGTGTAGTTCAAACTGAACGAGGCCCTGCTTTGGAGTTAACTCATTGGGATCCTGAGCTTGCTGTATCAGCTGCTGAACTAGCTGAAGAGGAAAATCGAGCTAGAGAGTTGGAAGAGAAGAACTTGATTATAGATAGACCGCTTAAATTCAATAGAATTAAGCTTCCCAAGGGTCTTAATCTTTCTAAGGGTGAAATGAGAAGGCTATGCCAGTTTAGAGACATGCCTTATATAAGCCCTTATTCAGACTTTTCAGGATTGAGATCAGGAACACCTGAGAAGGAGAAGCATGCTTGTGGGGTGGTACATGAGATTTTGAGCCTCACTGTTGAGAAGAGAACTCTTGTAGATCACCTCACTCATTTCCGAGAGGAGTTTAGATTCTCTCAGCAACTCCGAGGGATGATAATAAGGCACCCTGATATGTTCTATGTGTCTTTGAAAGGGGATAGGGATTCTGTTTTTCTTAGGGAAGCTTATCGTGATTCTCAATTGATAGATAAGGATCCACTGTTGCTTATTAAAGAGAAGTTTCGCTCTCTTGTTGCCATTCCTAGGTTCCCAAAAAGGGGTAGTTCAAAGAAAGATGCAGATAATAATGAAGAAAGCAACATGCAAGAGGAGGCAAGtgatgaggaagaagaagaaggataTTCCGATATGGATAGTTATCTGAGTGATGGTGGGTTTGGTGATGATGAGGGTGGCGAAGATGATGACTATGCGAATGATTGGagcgatgatgatgatgatggtgatgcaCCACCAGATTTTGATGACGATGATGAGCTTGTTAATGTTGGGTCAAGCAAACCAACTAAACAAGCAGCTTTCTCAgccaagaaagaagaagaaaggcgCGTTCCTGTATTTCCTGATGGTCGGCCAAGAGAGCGTTGGTAAAAAGATACCAAATTTGCTATAAAATGAAGACCCCACTCCTTTTGACTCCTAAATAGTTGCTTATCGTTGCTTGGCTTCAAAAGGTTAGGTTTTTTTCTGGAGAAAGAATCcagtttagtatttggtgagATGCCAAATCTTATTTCTTAAAAGCTTGGAGCAGTTCATCACTTTGTTAATACATCTGAGACATCACCATTGATCTAAATAGAAATGTTCTAGTGATTTGTTCTTGTTTATCTTTGTCTCATAGTACATTGCATTTATAACAGTGAAATGGCAGGTTGGAGCTCTTGGATAATTAAAGCATATCTGCAAACTGTACTAATATGTATAACTAGTTCATATATGCAATGTTTTAGGCAACTCTTTTGGGATGTTAATGTGTAGTTGCTTTACATGGTATTGCAGTGGCACTATTTCCAGTTATGATATTTACCCTATTTTGCAGGGCATCTCATTTAGGTTCCTTTGCTGCTCAGATTGTAACCAGACGTCTACTATTCACAAATGTACtgaaaataatgttaataaatttttaaacgaTAAAGAATGTTTGGGAACTTTGTAAAATGAATTCATTATATGTTTACCAAATTGCAGATCTACGCTGCTATACGTGGTTGTTAGTATCCGGCTGATTAGTACCGTCTGAGTCTTTAATTCGGcaccaaaaaaatttaggtatttaAATGCATCAATATAACAGTATTAATACATACACAAATATGTATAATACATCCATCAGTACAGTACTGTAACTTTCTTGTAGGAAGAGATTTCTTGTATGTATCTCGAAATTATACTATGAACTATAATTTAATACGTAATGTAATATGTGAATTTAGATTTagtataatcatattttataaagtttttattttattttagttatatatgaaattttaattgtatttgtcACAGTATCTGAAAGGTTCCTATATTATGAAAAttggatcaatttagtccttctattattaaatggaccaatttagtctctatactattaaaagaatcaaataaatctaaattatattaaaaatatcttgaaatatttttttaattgtagttcaattccaaacaaaagTTCCATTTACGAaaccataaaaactttaaaaatattaactttgttaaacatctttaaatagtaaattttaaatctgTTCCAACTTGAccttatttgaattttttaatagtacagGGATTAATTTGATTAGGTTTCTATAAGAGAGGGACCTCTTACATGCATTGACCatttagaaaaacaaatagatgtattttcttttattttgggtaAATACAGAAATGAGTGTATGCAAAAGGAAGCATGAATGTTTCAAAACAAGCGTtagttatttataaaaattaaactaaaattatacaattacacaaaattaaaatatcaaaatttatgtattcaGATTGATCTGAATGGGTGATAATAAGAGAGGGGTGAAAACgcaaaaagagaaaaagcttttggacataaataataataaagcaaaGTATGGATAAAAAGCCTTATCCATGAAATCCTGAAGGCATCGCTGTTTCTTTTTTCATCCGATCGCGTCACGTAGAATGAAAACAAAACCCCAAAACCGCCGTTTCTTCGAAACCCAACCACCACCTTCACAATCCTCATTTCATTGCCCAACCGCCAAAAAGCCTCCATGGATAGAGTAGCACCATTCCAACGCTACTTTACTCTCTCCCAGAGTCAAAACCctataaaacccaaaaaagttTCACCTGCTTCTGTAGCTCTTGGCCCCGCACTCATCTCTCCTGCAACCCAACTCTCTAATTTATCACTGTCGTACTCTTGGTCACATCTCTCTCCTTCCCCTGCTTTTCACTTCTCCGATGACTTAAAAGAGGTCAACAGTTTGGAGTCAGTTAAAGTTTTGCATGCCAGGTTGCTTAAAATGAGTAATAGTTGGAGTTCAGATTCTATGACTAAGAGTTTGATATCGAGTTATGTGAAATTCAACGATTTCAGAGCCGCTACGACGATTTTCTTCGTAGGTTTCGCTCGGAACTATGTTTTCTGGAGTTCTTTCTTGGACGAGCTTCAAAGTTGTGGGGGACAGACACGTAGAGTACTTGAGGTTTTTGGTGAACTATGTGGTAAAGGAGTGGTTTTTGATAGTAAAGTTCTTACTTTGGTTCTGAAGATGTGTGCTAGTTTGATGGATCCATGGCTAGGATTGCAGATTCATGCTGATTTGGTCAAGAAAGGTTTCGATTTGGATGTGCATTTGAAGTGTgcattgatgaatttttatggGAGGTGTTGGGATCTGGAGAGTGCCAATCAAGTTTTTAATGAAATGGTGGAAAAGAAAGAGCTTGCCTGGAATGAAGTTATCATGTTAAACTTGAGGAATGAGAGATGGGAGAAGGCTATGGAGTTGTTCAGGGGAATGCAGTTTTCTTGTGCTAAAGCGTATGCTAGTACCGTTGCAAAATTGCTGCATTGCTGTAGCAAAGTGGGAGCTCTCGAGGAAGGAAAGCAAATTCATGGGTACGTACTAAAATTTGCATTAGAATCAGATTTATTGGTAAGCAATTCCTTAATCAATATGTACTCAAGAAATAATAGACTGGAACTTGCTAGGAGAGTTTTTGGTTTGATGCAAGATCATAACCTATCTTCTTGGAATTCTATAATTTCGGCTTATGCTACCCATGGCTATTTGAATGATGCTTGGAATTTATTGAAGGAAATGGAATCATCTGATGtaaaacatgatataataaccTGGAACTGCCTTTTGTCTGGCCATGCCCTTCATGGATCTCATAAAGCAGTCCTGAAAATTTTTCGGAGAATGCAGGTAGTTGGTTTCAGGCCAAATTCAAGCTCTATCACCAGTGTTCTTCAAGCTGTCATTGAATTGGGAATATTGAAATTTGGGAGAGAAATTCATGGTTATGTTATAAGAAATGAGTTGGATTATGATGCATATGTGGTAACTTCATTGCTAGACATGTATGTGAAGCATAATGATCTAGGAAAAGCTCAGGCAGTTTTTAGTTgcatgaaaagtaaaagaaatattgtTGCTTGGAACACGTTAATATCTGGATATTCGTTCAAGGGCCTTTTTGACGATGCTAGGAAATTAATGAATGAGATGGAAGAGGAAGGGATAACGCCAGACCTGGTAACATGGAATAGTTTGATTTCAGGATATTCCATGTGGGGGCAAGGTGATGAAGCTTTGGGCCTGATTCATCAAGTAAAGAGTTCAGGAATGAGTCCCAATGTGGTATCTTGGACTGCTCTGGTCTCAGGCAGTTCACAAAATGGAAGCTATAGGGAGTCTCTTGAATTCTTCAGCCAAATGCAACGAGAGGGTATCAGGCCCAACTCTGTCACCTTATCCAGCTTACTTCGAAACTGTGGAGGGCTATCTCTTTTACAGAAAGGCAAAGAGATACACAGCTTTagcattaaaaatggttttattGAAGATGTCTTTGTAGCTACTGCACTTATAGACATGTACTGTAAGTCCGGCAATTTGAAAGCTGCTTATGAGGTtttcgagaggattgagaatAAAACGTTGGCCACCTGGAATTGTCTGATTATGGGGTTTGCAATCTATGGTCTTGGTAAAGAGGTGGTCTCACTCTTTGAGCAGATGCTTGGGGCAGACATAATTCCAGATGCCATAACATTCACAGCTGTACTCTCTGGTTGTAAGAATTCAGGTTTAGTTAATGAAGGATGGAAATATTTTGATAGTATGAGCTCTGACTATGGGATAATACCAACAATTGAACATTATTCTTGCATGGTAGATCTTCTTGGAAGAGCTGGATACCTTGATGAAGCTTGGGATTTCATGCAAAGTATGCCATTGAAACCAGATGCTACCATTTGGGGTGCTCTTCTTGGATCCTGCCGTATCCATAAGAACATCCAACTGGCAGAGATTGCATCAAAGAAACTTTTCGAGTTAGAACCATATAACTCTGCAAATTATGTTTTGATGTTGAATCTATATGCCATGTTTGACAGATGGGGGGATGTCGAATGTATCAAAGATTTGATGAGTGATATAGGGGTGAAAAATGGGCAAGTTTGGAGCTGGGTTGAAATTGATCAGATAATTCATGTATTCTGTGCAGGAGAGAACCATCCAGATGAAGGGGAGATATATTATGAGTTGTACCATCTGGTTTCTGAAATGAAGAAGCTTGGGTATAAGCCTGATGTCAAGTGTgtttatcaaaatattgatgACAGTGAAAAGGAGAAGGTGCTACTGAGTCACACAGAGAAATTGGCCATAACTTATGGACTAATCAAGTCAAGAAGCATTACACCTATCAGGGTAATCAAGAACTCAAGGATTTGCCCTGACTGCCATACTGCAGCTAAATACATGTCATTGGTTAAGAATCGAGAGATTTTCCTACGGGATGGTAGTCGGTTTCACCATTTCAGTGAAGGGAAGTGTTCCTGCAATGATTGTTGGTAACGACAGGTGCTGTTATGGCTTTCACCATTTCAGAAGGCACTATCTTAAGTTATGGGATGAGGTGTCTGCATAGCGTTTAAAGAGCTATCTCTTAACTTCAAAACATACTTTGAATCAATCAATTTTGAGTTTGAGAGCTCTAGTTATGATCGTTCTCTTGAAGACGGTGTGAGCGGAATTTTTGGACCGGATTATTATGGGGAATTACGTGTTTCGGTTTCGGtttgtatatattaaattttattatttatttatttcgaattttaggatgtttttaagtatttaaaattgtttaagagttttatgtttcttaatcaacaagaaagtttaatTCTACTTTGTTTAGAGTTTCATTATACTTATTTTGGTGTAATTAGTTAACCTACATAAAAgtctttcattatttattataaagaTACTTTgatcaataaattttaactctttgagttatttctttttgtgaaatttctattttgttattttttagaaataggTTTTCTTCTTAATCTAGAAGCCATGGAAAattgttcatcctctaatttatTAGGGTTCAGTCTTAGGGGATGGTTAGAGTCATTTGTGAAGTTTattgaaaatcatttttttattgaagcTTTGCACTTCAAGGGAGACAATTTTTCCAtcatccattttattttcattcttcatttttcaatttgttaatgATTATTTTTTGGAGGGTTGATTAAagtcattaattaaatttgttgagATATATATCTCAAATGGTTGAATTGAACACTATCACATTTACAGAGCTATGATGGGGTATAACTCTTCATTATGGTTTCTACGCATATGCATATGTTAACAACATATAGATGATTTagcctttcttttctttctttttactatggaaaaaaggaaaatcctAGGTCAGTAGCACCTCCACCAAAACTTGTATAGTCACTAGACCTTATGTTTCCATGGTATAGACTAAAATTGGTATTTTGTCTTCAAATCCAAAGTTTTATTTCACATGTCTGTTAGTAAAGATTTTATTTCTAACCCAGTGAAAAAGAATGCATTCATTCATCACTAACAAGGCAGAAATTGTATCCGTACAACACAACCAGAAAAGGGAACCTTATTTCTAGATGATAATaggtcaaattaaaattttcatctcttTACAATACTTAAATTGGGATGACAATTGTACAAGACCCGAGGTTCTCTTCTCCCCCCCATCTCCAATCCTATTTTTATATCTCTCGATTATTATATCTTCTACTTGACTCTGCCTTGAACCTCACCTTGACAAAAGAATTCCTCAATTCTTACTCGACTACCTCAAAAcattaaatactttttatacCATATTAATGTTCATATGATTAAACAGAGGGTTACTACTAATTAATACAATTGGTCTACAAATTTTTAATTCCGTTCcgatattattacattttttactACTTATTTTATAGGCATAACAACATATCTAGtcctctaattttataaaaatcattttattcctccatttaatttttttcctttttagccTTTAAACTTGTCTTGTTTCTCAAATCAAcctaaaattgatggaaaaGTTAACCATTGTTAACTCTGTTACATGGCATAAATGTAGATTGCCACATGGATGTCATATcagtgattaattaatttttaaaaatttaaaaattcaaaaaaatttataaaaattatatttaaaaaattaattactgatATGACATACACGTGGACTGTCACGTGAATGTTATGCCAGTAAAGTTAGCCaacattaactttttcatctatgttggagtgatttgacaaacaaaggcaaatttaataactaaaaatggcggaaaaaatgaaagattaaaatgattttttctttttgtaaaattgaatgaccaaataagttattatatctattttatgcTTCACCCTAAAAATGATATGTGTCAcggttcaaaaaaataaataaaaccataatatCATTGTAATCTCGAGTTAAGACGATTCATCTGGACGACTCTATGTGCCACCCTATTACTGGTATGgctaataaaacaaaaaggaacattatgaaaatttaaagctAAAGAACGTTCTTCATCAACTAAGTAACCCAGCAAAGTTAAATCAACCAAATTTCTTTGGAGTTTAGAAATCAGTCCATAAGCATTACCCTCTATGATTATATTTCTAAGCATCGGTTCTCAACAAATTTCAGCCCTATGTGTGAAGCCTCCCACTAGCGTGTACCACGGCACCCTACATCCTAGACAGATCCGCCTTATCAAATGCACCATCAATGTTTATTTTCAGTGTATTATCTATTCGGGCCTTCTCATGCACCACTCTCTTTGCTTATGAAATGATCGGGCGTCATCCTAAATTACGTAATATGAATTCATCCTACAGGCACCGAGCTGACTCTAAAATAATatgagttaaaataatttttccacaGTTTACAATTGCCAAAGTAACACAGCTAGGCttgtaaaagtaaaaattcaatgcaaaacaaaattataagcattgattgaaaataaaccaagcataaaaaaattttactgtGTCGTGGA
This region includes:
- the LOC105796043 gene encoding histone H3-like centromeric protein CENH3 isoform X3, whose protein sequence is MSRTKHTAAKKPRRKPSAAAAASPATASPHTRSVTAKKTGGPGTPTPGNLKRPHRFRAGTRALQEIRKYQKTSNLLVPAASFIREVRAISYRFAPDISRWQAEALVAIQEAAEDYLIQLFGDAMLCAIHAKRVTLMKKDIQLARRLGGMGQPW
- the LOC105796043 gene encoding histone H3-like centromeric protein CENH3 isoform X1, producing MSRTKHTAAKKPRRKPSAAAAASPATASPHTRSCKTNLSQIRNLLFLKVTAKKTGGPGTPTPGNLKRPHRFRAGTRALQEIRKYQKTSNLLVPAASFIREVRAISYRFAPDISRWQAEALVAIQEAAEDYLIQLFGDAMLCAIHAKRVTLMKKDIQLARRLGGMGQPW
- the LOC105796043 gene encoding histone H3-like centromeric protein CENH3 isoform X4, which translates into the protein MSRTKHTAAKKPRRKPSAAAAASPATASPHTRSVTAKKTGGPGTPRNLKRPHRFRAGTRALQEIRKYQKTSNLLVPAASFIREVRAISYRFAPDISRWQAEALVAIQEAAEDYLIQLFGDAMLCAIHAKRVTLMKKDIQLARRLGGMGQPW
- the LOC105796043 gene encoding histone H3-like centromeric protein CENH3 isoform X2, whose amino-acid sequence is MSRTKHTAAKKPRRKPSAAAAASPATASPHTRSCKTNLSQIRNLLFLKVTAKKTGGPGTPRNLKRPHRFRAGTRALQEIRKYQKTSNLLVPAASFIREVRAISYRFAPDISRWQAEALVAIQEAAEDYLIQLFGDAMLCAIHAKRVTLMKKDIQLARRLGGMGQPW
- the LOC105796025 gene encoding protein WHAT'S THIS FACTOR 1 homolog, chloroplastic, with the translated sequence MEPLLLLASNKASISTSFPLFLSYKSSFQEKPKHSTKSHFHPSKGVPEKTPFLGRSLVFQDKVFTSLGNLRKTHFPFEPIRAAVKRRKELPFDNVIQRDKKLKLVLKIRKILVSQPDRIMSLRSLGRYRRDLGLEKRRRFIALLRKFPGVFEIMEEGAFSLRFRLTPEAERLYLDELRVRNEMEGLLVVKLRKLLMMSMEKRILLEKIAHLRTDLGLPLEFRDTICQRYPQYFRVVQTERGPALELTHWDPELAVSAAELAEEENRARELEEKNLIIDRPLKFNRIKLPKGLNLSKGEMRRLCQFRDMPYISPYSDFSGLRSGTPEKEKHACGVVHEILSLTVEKRTLVDHLTHFREEFRFSQQLRGMIIRHPDMFYVSLKGDRDSVFLREAYRDSQLIDKDPLLLIKEKFRSLVAIPRFPKRGSSKKDADNNEESNMQEEASDEEEEEGYSDMDSYLSDGGFGDDEGGEDDDYANDWSDDDDDGDAPPDFDDDDELVNVGSSKPTKQAAFSAKKEEERRVPVFPDGRPRERW
- the LOC105796015 gene encoding pentatricopeptide repeat-containing protein At4g01030, mitochondrial — its product is MDRVAPFQRYFTLSQSQNPIKPKKVSPASVALGPALISPATQLSNLSLSYSWSHLSPSPAFHFSDDLKEVNSLESVKVLHARLLKMSNSWSSDSMTKSLISSYVKFNDFRAATTIFFVGFARNYVFWSSFLDELQSCGGQTRRVLEVFGELCGKGVVFDSKVLTLVLKMCASLMDPWLGLQIHADLVKKGFDLDVHLKCALMNFYGRCWDLESANQVFNEMVEKKELAWNEVIMLNLRNERWEKAMELFRGMQFSCAKAYASTVAKLLHCCSKVGALEEGKQIHGYVLKFALESDLLVSNSLINMYSRNNRLELARRVFGLMQDHNLSSWNSIISAYATHGYLNDAWNLLKEMESSDVKHDIITWNCLLSGHALHGSHKAVLKIFRRMQVVGFRPNSSSITSVLQAVIELGILKFGREIHGYVIRNELDYDAYVVTSLLDMYVKHNDLGKAQAVFSCMKSKRNIVAWNTLISGYSFKGLFDDARKLMNEMEEEGITPDLVTWNSLISGYSMWGQGDEALGLIHQVKSSGMSPNVVSWTALVSGSSQNGSYRESLEFFSQMQREGIRPNSVTLSSLLRNCGGLSLLQKGKEIHSFSIKNGFIEDVFVATALIDMYCKSGNLKAAYEVFERIENKTLATWNCLIMGFAIYGLGKEVVSLFEQMLGADIIPDAITFTAVLSGCKNSGLVNEGWKYFDSMSSDYGIIPTIEHYSCMVDLLGRAGYLDEAWDFMQSMPLKPDATIWGALLGSCRIHKNIQLAEIASKKLFELEPYNSANYVLMLNLYAMFDRWGDVECIKDLMSDIGVKNGQVWSWVEIDQIIHVFCAGENHPDEGEIYYELYHLVSEMKKLGYKPDVKCVYQNIDDSEKEKVLLSHTEKLAITYGLIKSRSITPIRVIKNSRICPDCHTAAKYMSLVKNREIFLRDGSRFHHFSEGKCSCNDCW